The genomic stretch AACAGGGTCGGAACGCCAAAACCGCGCTTGTACTCCTCACGAACCTCGGTTCCGGGAGATTTCGGAGCCACCATAACGACTGTGATATCCTTACGGATCTGCATGCCTTCTTCAACGATATTAAAACCGTGCGAGTAAGACAGACAAGAGTTTTCCTTCATGAAGGGCATAACCGTCTCAATGACGTTGGAATGCTGCTTATCCGGGGTCAGGTTGATGACCAGATCAGCATCAGGCAGCATTTCTTCGTAGCTGCCTACCTTGAAATCGTTCTCTGTGGCATTTTTCCAGGACTGGCGTTGCTCCTTAATCGCTGCCTCACGCAGGGTGTAGGATACGTCCAGGCCGGAATCACGCAGGTTCAGACCCTGGTTCAGGCCCTGGGCACCGCAGCCGACAATAACAATTTTCTTGCCTTTCAGGGCTTCCACCCCGTTGAACTCTGAGGCATCCATGAAACGGCATTGGCCCAGCTCTTCGAGCTGGAGGCGCAGGGGCAGGCTATTAAAATAATTCGCCATCGGTTTTTCTCCTTGGGTTGGTGTACTCTGTGTGAGATAAACTCTTTCTCGCCCGCAACGCAGCGACCAAAAAGAGCCTGTGAGGTCAATTTTGTATTCGAGGCCATACTAACATGTTATGTTATTGCGTAAAGTGATTTATTTGCGATACACTCTTGCAAAATTTGCAACACAGAGATTCATGAATATTGAAACGTTACATATTTTTCAGCATCTTGCCAAAACCCTCCATTTCGGCAGAACCAGCCGGGCCTGCAACATTTCCCCTTCAGCCCTGACCCGTGCTGTACAGCGATTGGAAGAAGAAGTAGGGGAACAGCTTTTACTCCGTGATAATCGGTCGGTTTCCCTAACCAGAGCAGGAGAATACTTTCGGGAATACGCAGAAGATGTACTCCAGCGACGGGAACAGCTTCAGCTCCAACTTGCAAGTAACCGAGAGCTGAAAGGCTCTGTCTCCCTCTACTGCTCTGTAACTGCGGCGTATTCTGTGCTCCCAAATATTTTTCAGCGCTTCAGAAAGGCCTACCCGAGGGTTCATCTTAAATTACAGACCGGTGATGCTGCTGATGCTCTGACCCGCCTGCAAAATAGGGAAACAGATATAGCGATTGCGGCCCTGCCGGAAAAGTTGTCGGACCGAATCGACTTTCTGAAAATAATGGAAACCCCGTTGGTATTTATTGAACCGACTGAATACCCGGATACTGTACATGTACAGCGCAAGAGAAAGGGGATTGATTGGCAGAAGACGCCGATCATCATGCCAAAAATTGGCCTCAGCAGGCAGCGGATAGATTACTGGTTTACTGAAAACCATATCGTCCCGGATGTTTATGCCGAGGTGGCAGGAAATGAGGCGATTATTGCAATGGTCAGCCTTGGCTGCGGCGTGGGCGTTGTGCCGTTATTAGTCCTGGAAAAGAGTCCAGCACGGGAACAGGTAAAGCCTCTGGAGCCCTCGCCTCGGTTGGCCCCGTTTTCCATTGCAATATGTACCATGAGGAAAAAAAATCGTTCTCCGCAGGTTCAGGCATTTTGGGAGATTTCAACATCAACAGAGAAAAACAGTAAGAAAAGATGAAGAATAACAACCCGCCCTGAGGAGGCGGGTATCAAAAGAAGTGGTACCTACAGCTGATTGACTGTCTATGTTAGCTTAGCCTGAGCTTCCAGGCGTTCCATTATCTGGACAAGCCTATCACATTTCTTTTTAAAATCATCCAGGGCCTGCTTTCCTGTTGCACTCTTTCGCCCTTCCAGTGGCATCTGGATAAGGGCCTTGATATCGTCATGAACTTCCTTATGCAGACTTTCCAGTGTGCTTATCTCGTCAAAATCACTGAATTCACGCAGAACGCTACCGTATAACAATTTACCGAAATCACAACTGGTATGATCAGAAACATCTGAAAGAGATAACTCCTCAACTCCATAAAAGAAATCAGCGAGTTTTGACTTCCATTGCAAATGTGCTATAATCCCAACCTGTAATTTTGTGATATCCATTATTGCCTCCACCTACTCTTAGTAGGTGCCAGTAAATAAAAATCGCAAGCAAAACTTACTGGCCCTATAATTAAATATATTTAAGAATTACTCTCATTATATATAACAACTAATCTCAGTAAAGGATAAAGTCAATGCGATTATTACCTACTAACTGCCTGTTCTTTTCTTCTTCCCTGAGCTAACCTGCTTTTTTTAAAAATGAATAATCTAATACAGGCTAGTCAAAAAAATACTCAAAAAAAGAAGTTAAATTTATTTATTTATAAAGTTACCCCTCATCTTTCCACTGCATCATAAAAAGGAGCCAACATGTCGACAATTGAAGCAATTTGCATCAGCAAAAAAAAAGGTATCCCTAAAAGCCCCATTGAAGAAGCAACTTTCCAAGTTGGCTTCGGTATTCTTAAAGATGCTCATGGTGGTGACTGGCACCGGCAAGTATCTTTACTAGCAGGAGAAAGCATAGACAGGGTCAAAGAGAAACTCCCCCAACTCACTCAGGGAGCCTTTGCGGAAAATATTATAACCAGGGGCGTTGATCTCGGCGCGGTCGCTGTAGGCGACACCTTGCGGATCGGTTCAGAGATTCTCCTGGAGATCACCCAAATTGGCAAAAAATGTCACGATGATGGCTGCGCAATCAAAAAAGCCACTGGTGACTGTATCATGCCAAAAGAAGGCATTTTTGCCAAAGTTCTTCAGGGAGGCGAGGCCAAGGCCGGTGACTCAATCACGGTTACATTGCAATCTACAAACAAGCTATAATACGGCCTCTGTCATCTCGTTCTTTGAACAACCATTGATGGTTTCGTAAAAAGTCCAATTCCACGAAATCCCTCGTAGCAAGTTATTGACTTTACGATATTGAAATACCGTTAGTTACTTGTCGCTTTCTGGCTTTTTACGAATACATCAACCATTGAGAGTATGGCTCTTTTATGATTCCAACGGGTAGCTACCACATAACGTGGTTACCAAAAAGCCATTAAAGCCTCCAAAAAGCAATACGTAACCTTACAATTTCGAAGCATTTTTTCTCTTGACAATTTGTCAAATTTGCTCTTCTATTGGGAGGTGAGTGACAAAAAATAAAAAATGGACTGGAAACTCTTACTGACAGATGACCACACAATCCGCTGAAAAATACCGTCTTGACGGAGATACCTTGCCTGAGGGATTCAGGCTGCCGCAATCGGACGCTGAGGACGCTGATGAGTTTTTCGTCAACATCGGCCCCCAACATCCCAGCACCCACGGCGTGCTCAGGATTGTCGCCCGTTTGAGCGGCGAAACCATCGTGGAAGCGGTGCCCCATCTCGGCTATATCCATCGCGGAATTGAGAAGATGGCCGAGAATCAGACCTATATTCAAAATATCCACCTCACGGATCGACTAGATTATCTTTCCGCCTTTTTCAACAATCTCTGCTTCTGCATGACTGTTGAACAGGCTATGGACATCGGGTTGCCCGAACGCGGTGAATATCTCCGCGTCATGGTCTGTGAACTCCAAAGAATCCAGTCGCATCTGCTCTGGTGGGGGGTTATGGGCATGGACCTCGGCGGTTTTACGCCTTTCCTTTATGGCTTCAGAGAACGTGAAATGATCACGGATATCTTTGAAGAAATGTGCGGGGCCCGCCTAACCATGAATTTTTTCCGTCCCGGCGGCTCTTCCTTTGACGCCCCGGATACCTTTGTTCCCAGGATTAAAAAATTTATCAAGATTATGTACAAGGCCCTTGATGAATACAACACCCTACTGAGCGGCAATATCATTTTTCTGGAAAGGACCCGTGGTGTGGGCATCCTGTCCAAGGAAGATGTCTTGGCCTATGGTTGCTCAGGAGCCGTTTTGCGTGCCTCTGATGTCTCTTATGATGTACGCAAAAATGACGCGTACTCCATTTACGATCAGTTTGATTTTGATATCCCGACCAGCACAGAAGGCGACAGCCTTGCTCGCTATCAGATCAAAATGGAAGAAATTGTCCAGTCTTTGCGTATTTTAGAACAGGCAGTGGAAAAATTCCCGGAAGGACCGTATCGCAGTCAACCAAAGGCAGTCTACAAACTCCCCAAAGGCAGCTACTATAGTCAGGTTGAAACGCCGAGAGGTATCTTGGGAACTTATATTGTCTCCGACGGCGGTCCGAAACCCTACCGAGTGAAATATCGTTCGCCGAATTTTTCCAATCTCAGCGCTCTCAACCATGCGGCACAAGGCCTTAAGCTTGCAGACTTGGTAACAATAATGTCCAGTATGGATTTTGTTATCCCGGATATGGACAAGTAGAGAGCAAAACACAGAGAAATGAACATGTCAGCAGAAACACTGTATCCGCTCCAAAACGGCATCGGCAATATGGTGCGCAGCCTTTTCCCGGAAAGCGCCTTTATTCTCAACCCGGCCCTGGGCCTGATCGGCGTGGTGATCCTGGTTTCCATCCTGGCCGCGTTCCTTATCCTGTTGGAGCGTAAGGTCGTGGCCCATTTCCAAAT from Candidatus Electrothrix communis encodes the following:
- the ilvY gene encoding HTH-type transcriptional activator IlvY — its product is MNIETLHIFQHLAKTLHFGRTSRACNISPSALTRAVQRLEEEVGEQLLLRDNRSVSLTRAGEYFREYAEDVLQRREQLQLQLASNRELKGSVSLYCSVTAAYSVLPNIFQRFRKAYPRVHLKLQTGDAADALTRLQNRETDIAIAALPEKLSDRIDFLKIMETPLVFIEPTEYPDTVHVQRKRKGIDWQKTPIIMPKIGLSRQRIDYWFTENHIVPDVYAEVAGNEAIIAMVSLGCGVGVVPLLVLEKSPAREQVKPLEPSPRLAPFSIAICTMRKKNRSPQVQAFWEISTSTEKNSKKR
- a CDS encoding CZB domain-containing protein — protein: MDITKLQVGIIAHLQWKSKLADFFYGVEELSLSDVSDHTSCDFGKLLYGSVLREFSDFDEISTLESLHKEVHDDIKALIQMPLEGRKSATGKQALDDFKKKCDRLVQIMERLEAQAKLT
- a CDS encoding MOSC domain-containing protein, with translation MSTIEAICISKKKGIPKSPIEEATFQVGFGILKDAHGGDWHRQVSLLAGESIDRVKEKLPQLTQGAFAENIITRGVDLGAVAVGDTLRIGSEILLEITQIGKKCHDDGCAIKKATGDCIMPKEGIFAKVLQGGEAKAGDSITVTLQSTNKL
- a CDS encoding NADH-quinone oxidoreductase subunit D — protein: MTTQSAEKYRLDGDTLPEGFRLPQSDAEDADEFFVNIGPQHPSTHGVLRIVARLSGETIVEAVPHLGYIHRGIEKMAENQTYIQNIHLTDRLDYLSAFFNNLCFCMTVEQAMDIGLPERGEYLRVMVCELQRIQSHLLWWGVMGMDLGGFTPFLYGFREREMITDIFEEMCGARLTMNFFRPGGSSFDAPDTFVPRIKKFIKIMYKALDEYNTLLSGNIIFLERTRGVGILSKEDVLAYGCSGAVLRASDVSYDVRKNDAYSIYDQFDFDIPTSTEGDSLARYQIKMEEIVQSLRILEQAVEKFPEGPYRSQPKAVYKLPKGSYYSQVETPRGILGTYIVSDGGPKPYRVKYRSPNFSNLSALNHAAQGLKLADLVTIMSSMDFVIPDMDK